The following coding sequences lie in one Alosa sapidissima isolate fAloSap1 chromosome 15, fAloSap1.pri, whole genome shotgun sequence genomic window:
- the LOC121684071 gene encoding uncharacterized protein LOC121684071, with protein MFGGQDQLDPESSMHRRTIRPPSHLDEFEVEYTAHRRQFGDQLSVEADDAQDAEHATTQGQATEPTPGGGAGRANRSTVYTPLESAPTLSGADAHSTIRALSEQNRILMEAVKALTDKMKNEPAAGATPRQHLSFTSQAAYQSLPSYPVRHNASAPRPPSPVYSPLNVHHTQPPRYQHPARAMWYQGLPPPAPVNQTAEPCVFDYLTEGVEHLNLHAPHPPPPRQRQDRSGAHDERSYRPVQHSRTHYSPQQPRSPPSSISSHSRSPSPPKTEKIYRGPKPSIPQFTSDDPRLFTRLKLALENLLPEDATERFKYQVLVDHLKFEDALLIADSYCNSDHPYSDTMRSLIEHYGQPHKLSLRRIAEVMDGPDIRTGDLTSFRRFALRVRALVGMLAQMGDEGTIELHCGSHVARLLSKLPHYLRSNFKRHIHPKRRPVPTLLDFADWLEFELDVQGTEIKTGRADSGEAARKGNDKKARKSAVHTTTVLMGAQSPPRTPQSTNAPTAKSPDSVKIYCPYCENDCHYLNQCSNFQMLASDQKTAWIKTNYRCWRCGRKHQAAKCRLKATCQTCKGKHLSVLHDVNARPQSEGEKPQVLAKPSTGTLYLDRPDHSNTVLLKVVKVLRYNGPCTLTTYAILDDGSERTILLHDAVKHLGLVGQPEDLSLRTVKNDAQVITGANITFTLSPASQPQRKFKITGAFTAEQLGLASHSHPVAKLCDKYHHLRDLPLQPLDNVQPLLLIGSDYPHLITPLEPVRLGPPGGPAAIKTRLGWTLQGPTKLLQHRLSPQQCLFTAMTSPSIELREHIEKLWQLDILPYKSEKEVTRSRSDQEAVELLQSRTVRVDVDGILRYATPLLRKINKIQLKAPPQAVLPQLRGTEKRLNKNPELAKVYNEEIRKLEESGFVTRLPADMVDQSPESWYIPHHLVCHNGKLRVVFNCSFQYQGCNLNECLLAGPTLGASLFGVLLRFREHTVAFASDIKGMFHQVRLLPEDKPLLRFLWRDTVREAPVTIYQWNVLPFGTTCSPCCATFALQKHVIDHSDPHEDVRNAVEHHFYVDNWLQSCATMEDAKSLADKLRVLLAEGGFSLRQWASNDPRVISHLPAADRSANTELWLSHQQSDAKESTLGLQWQCQKDILTYNCRQLESQVPTMRVIYRILASQYDPLGYIIPYTTRAKILVQKLWEKPRDWDDPHLPADILQAWQTWESELNYMDRISIPRCYVTTALDSPHTWRDIHIFCDASERAYGSVGYLRTEDASGQVQVAFLAALSRVAPKWQLSMPRLELCAALTGAQLARTLRRELTLDIRQVYMWTDSVTVLTWITSESCRYKVFVGTRIAEIQELTDLQMWHYVPTDSNPADDLTRGKTLLHLSEPSRWSQGPAFLLQHPDTWPVSPQIASNISDEEERKQVFCVHMVVDSSVPDITQFQTFHDLVEARAQDLHGAASQLGDHPAETYKGAEISLFRDAQSVTFAEEIKALSAGKPVPSTSRLLTLSPELDTDGLLRVGGRLRRGEALDHEVVHPVVLDPKHPLTTLLIKHYDEELHHPGAERVFAELRRKYWVLRGREAIKRHQHHCVQCQMWRGKPEVPRMADLPPSRLRLFKPAFYSTGVDCFGPYTIRVGRRSEKRWGIIFKCLTTRGVSLPRPAE; from the coding sequence ATGTTTGGAGGCCAAGACCAGCTTGACCCTGAGTCATCGATGCACCGCCGCACCATCCGCCCACCGTCTCACCTGGATGAATTTGAAGTTGAATATACTGCTCATCGTCGTCAGTTCGGTGATCAGTTATCTGTGGAAGCAGATGATGCTCAGGATGCGGAGCATGCGACAACGCAAGGTCAGGCCACTGAACCTACACCTGGAGGAGGAGCTGGCAGGGCCAACAGAAGTACTGTGTATACTCCCTTAGAATCTGCACCTACTCTTTCAGGTGCAGACGCACACAGCACGATCCGAGCTTTGAGTGAGCAGAACAGGATCCTTATGGAGGCAGTTAAGGCCCTGACCGACAAGATGAAGAATGAGCCAGCAGCTGGTGCTACACCACGCCAGCATCTTTCATTCACATCTCAAGCAGCATATCAGAGCTTGCCTTCCTATCCAGTGAGGCATAATGCATCTGCCCCCAGGCCACCCTCGCCAGTCTATAGCCCGCTCAATGTCCATCACACGCAGCCACCAAGGTATCAGCATCCTGCCCGTGCCATGTGGTACCAAGGTCTACCACCACCCGCTCCAGTCAATCAGACAGCAGAACCATGTGTGTTTGATTATCTCACAGAGGGTGTGGAACACCTGAACTTACATGCTCcacatccacctccaccacGCCAGCGGCAAGACAGGTCTGGCGCTCATGATGAACGTTCATATAGGCCTGTACAGCACAGCAGGACACATTACTCACCGCAACAGCCACGTTCTCCACCCTCCAGCATTAGTAGCCATTCTCGCTCCCCTTCTCCACCCAAGACAGAGAAAATATACAGAGGCCCTAAGCCATCCATACCACAGTTTACCAGCGATGATCCCCGTCTATTTACAAGACTGAAGCTGGCCCTAGAGAATCTACTACCAGAAGATGCCACAGAGCGTTTTAAATATCAGGTTCTGGTGGACCACTTGAAATTTGAGGATGCTTTGCTAATAGCTGATTCATACTGCAACTCAGACCACCCTTATAGTGACACTATGCGCTCACTGATAGAGCACTATGGTCAGCCCCATAAGTTGTCACTCAGGAGGATAGCTGAGGTAATGGATGGGCCAGATATCCGCACTGGAGATCTCACATCATTCCGCAGATTTGCACTGAGAGTACGTGCCCTGGTGGGAATGCTGGCTCAGATGGGTGATGAGGGAACAATTGAACTCCATTGTGGCTCTCATGTTGCCAGGCTCCTATCTAAGCTACCACATTATTTGCGCAGCAATTTCAAGAGGCATATCCACCCAAAGAGGCGACCTGTGCCTACATTGTTGGACTTTGCTGACTGGCTTGAATTCGAACTGGACGTACAAGGTACAGAGATCAAGACAGGCCGTGCAGACAGTGGTGAAGCAGCCAGAAAGGGGAACGATAAGAAGGCTCGTAAGTCGGCGGTACATACCACCACAGTTTTAATGGGAGCCCAATCCCCTCCAAGGACGCCGCAGTCCACCAATGCACCCACTGCAAAGTCTCCAGACTCAGTGAAGATCTACTGCCCCTATTGTGAGAATGACTGCCACTATCTCAACCAGTGCAGCAACTTCCAGATGCTAGCAAGTGATCAGAAGACAGCCTGGATTAAGACCAATTACAGGTGTTGGAGATGCGGTCGTAAACACCAGGCAGCTAAGTGCCGTCTGAAGGCCACATGTCAAACCTGCAAGGGCAAACACCTGTCTGTGCTTCATGATGTTAATGCTAGACCTCAGAGTGAAGGTGAGAAACCACAAGTATTGGCAAAGCCATCTACAGGAACACTCTACCTAGACAGGCCAGACCACAGTAATACTGTTCTGTTGAAGGTAGTCAAAGTACTCCGGTATAATGGTCCATGCACATTAACAACTTATGCCATTCTGGATGATGGATCTGAAAGGACCATACTGCTGCATGATGCTGTTAAACACCTAGGCTTAGTGGGACAGCCAGAGGACCTCTCACtcaggacagtgaagaatgaTGCACAGGTCATAACAGGAGCGAATATCACCTTCACGCTTTCACCCGCCTCACAGCCGCAGAGGAAGTTCAAGATAACGGGTGCCTTTACTGCTGAACAGCTAGGGCTTGCCAGTCACAGCCATCCAGTAGCCAAGCTTTGCGATAAGTACCATCACCTTCGAGACCTCCCACTCCAGCCCCTCGACAATGTTCAGCCACTGCTGTTGATAGGATCAGACTACCCCCACTTGATTACACCATTAGAGCCAGTACGGTTGGGACCACCAGGGGGACCAGCTGCCATTAAGACCAGGCTGGGCTGGACACTCCAAGGACCCACGAAACTGCTCCAACACCGCTTGTCTCCACAGCAGTGCTTGTTCACAGCTATGACGTCGCCCTCTATAGAGCTGCGTGAGCACATCGAGAAGCTGTGGCAACTTGACATATTGCCTTataagagtgagaaagaggtgACCCGTTCCAGAAGTGATCAAGAGGCGGTAGAGCTGCTGCAGTCCAGGACAGTCAGAGTGGATGTCGATGGTATCCTCAGATATGCAACACCGCTGCTgaggaaaataaacaaaatacagTTAAAGGCTCCCCCTCAAGCGGTTCTGCCACAGTTACGAGGGACTGAAAAGCGCCTGAACAAGAATCCAGAGCTGGCTAAGGTGTATAATGAAGAGATCCGCAAACTGGAGGAGTCTGGCTTTGTCACCAGACTGCCAGCCGACATGGTGGACCAGTCCCCTGAGTCATGGTACATACCACATCATCTAGTTTGCCACAACGGGAAACTTCGGGTAGTTTTTAACTGCTCCTTCCAGTACCAAGGTTGCAACCTTAACGAGTGTCTGTTGGCAGGGCCTACTCTTGGTGCAAGTCTCTTTGGTGTGTTGCTTCGCTTCAGGGAGCACACGGTTGCCTTTGCTAGTGACATCAAGGGGATGTTCCACCAGGTGCGCCTGTTGCCTGAAGACAAACCCCTCCTCCGGTTCCTTTGGCGAGACACAGTCCGTGAAGCCCCAGTGACCATTTACCAGTGGAATGTTCTTCCATTTGGCACCACGTGCAGCCCGTGTTGTGCAACATTTGCCCTTCAAAAGCATGTCATTGACCACAGTGACCCACATGAGGATGTTCGCAACGCAGTGGAGCACCATTTTTACGTGGACAACTGGCTGCAGAGCTGTGCCACCATGGAGGACGCCAAAAGTTTGGCTGACAAACTCAGAGTTCTACTGGCAGAGGGGGGCTTCTCTTTGCGACAGTGGGCCAGCAATGACCCACGGGTCATCAGTCATCTACCGGCTGCAGACCGCTCAGCCAACACAGAGCTCTGGCTTTCCCATCAGCAGTCAGATGCCAAGGAGTCAACTCTGGGATTGCAATGGCAGTGTCAGAAAGATATCTTAACCTACAACTGTCGTCAATTGGAGAGTCAGGTACCAACTATGAGGGTCATTTACCGTATCCTGGCTAGTCAGTATGATCCTCTGGGTTACATCATCCCATACACCACCAGGGCAAAGATTCTTGTCCAGAAGCTTTGGGAGAAACCTAGAGATTGGGATGACCCTCATCTGCCAGCCGACATCCTGCAAGCGTGGCAAACATGGGAAAGTGAGTTGAATTACATGGATAGGATCTCCATCCCCAGATGTTATGTCACAACTGCCTTAGATTCCCCCCATACCTGGAGAGATATCCACATATTCTGCGATGCCTCTGAGCGGGCCTATGGGTCGGTAGGTTACCTTCGTACAGAGGATGCCTCTGGACAAGTACAGGTGGCCTTCCTAGCGGCCCTCTCTAGAGTAGCGCCAAAGTGGCAGTTGTCCATGCCTAGACTTGAGCTTTGTGCAGCCCTCACAGGAGCTCAGCTTGCAAGAACGCTCAGAAGAGAGCTCACATTGGACATACGCCAGGTTTACATGTGGACCGATTCAGTCACTGTACTGACCTGGATTACATCGGAATCGTGTCGATATAAAGTTTTTGTCGGCACACGGATTGCTGAAATCCAGGAGCTTACAGACCTCCAGATGTGGCACTATGTTCCCACAGACTCTAATCCAGCTGATGATCTTACCCGTGGTAAAACCCTCCTGCACCTGTCAGAGCCATCACGCTGGAGTCAAGGCCCAGCCTTTTTGTTGCAGCATCCTGACACCTGGCCTGTATCTCCCCAGATCGCATCTAacattagtgatgaggaggagaggaagcagGTGTTCTGTGTGCACATGGTGGTGGATAGCAGTGTGCCTGACATCACACAATTCCAGACTTTCCATGACCTTGTCGAGGCCAGAGCACAGGACCTTCATGGGGCGGCCTCACAGCTAGGAGATCATCCAGCGGAGACCTATAAAGGTGCGGAAATCAGCCTCTTCAGAGATGCTCAGTCAGTCACTTTCGCTGAGGAGATCAAAGCTCTTTCTGCAGGGAAACCAGTGCCATCTACAAGCAGACTCCTCACCTTGTCACCTGAACTGGATACTGACGGGCTCCTGAGGGTTGGTGGTCGCCTGCGCAGGGGAGAGGCACTGGATCACGAAGTGGTACACCCCGTAGTACTAGACCCCAAACACCCCCTGACTACTCTTCTTATAAAGCACTATGATGAGGAGCTACACCACCCTGGGGCGGAAAGAGTTTTTGCAGAGCTGAGGCGGAAATATTGGGTATTGAGAGGTCGAGAGGCCATAAAGCGACATCAGCACCACTGTGTACAGTGCCAGATGTGGAGAGGAAAACCAGAGGTTCCAAGAATGGCTGATTTGCCCCCATCCCGCCTCCGTTTGTTCAAACCAGCCTTCTACTCTACTGGTGTTGACTGCTTCGGCCCATATACCATCCGTGTGGGTCGTCGTAGTGAGAAGAGATGGGGCATAATATTTAAATGTTTGACTACAAGAGGAGTGAGTCTACCTAGACCTGCTGAATAG
- the LOC121684559 gene encoding seizure protein 6-like, with the protein MKHCSYLEGRVAVTQRGGHGEAEGGHSTYPTTQDTDRDGPLVTTAPPFNVLNHHPPYKGFLAPESYHTDDLRGHPQFFEDSGGATVPGSGHHLVQEPSTQLVPHEDAPAFSDVASPTPTTAATPASTITARDPAGSDQHGSKVADAMNGKTTTSHRDFIMAESLTTATHASTPPPCASTPNMAVTMGRGSSDRARVAIATTASPPALVKTDTITEIERSAAQNNKSPDNVVPAVASADLEEETTTTTIITTTVITTMQTPAPCLTNFTAPEGYIETPQPAQMQTGSWYETTVDCTYTVTVYMGYGVEIQF; encoded by the exons ATGAAGCATT GTTCCTACCTGGAGGGCCGTGTAGCTGTTACCCAGAGGGGAGGCCACGGGGAGGCAGAGGGGGGCCACAGCACCTACCCGACCACCCAGGACACTGACCGCGATGGCCCACTGGTCACCACTGCTCCACCTTTCAACGTCCTCAACCACCACCCCCCTTACAAAGGCTTCCTGGCTCCGGAGTCGTACCACACCGACGACCTCCGCGGACACCCACAGTTTTTCGAAGACAGTGGGGGTGCCACCGTGCCAGGCTCGGGCCACCACCTGGTACAGGAGCCCTCCACGCAGCTGGTGCCCCACGAGGATGCGCCGGCCTTCTCCGATGTCGCTTCGCCAACCCCCACCACGGCGGCAACGCCTGCATCCACCATCACCGCCCGCGACCCTGCCGGCTCAGATCAGCACGGGTCCAAGGTGGCGGACGCAATGAACGGAAAAACCACAACGTCGCACAGAGATTTCATCATGGCTGAATCCCTGACAACTGCTACGCAtgcctccacccctcccccctgTGCCAGTACTCCCAATATGGCTGTTACCATGGGACGCGGCTCGTCAGACAGAGCCAGAGTTGCCATAGCAACCACCGCATCGCCGCCGGCCTTGGTGAAAACGGACACCATCACCGAGATAGAGAGGTCCGCAGCTCAGAATAACAAGTCCCCAGACAATGTGGTCCCTGCCGTTGCATCTGCTGATTTGGAGGAGGAAACCACGacaaccaccatcatcaccaccactgtCATCACAACCATGCAGACCCCAG CTCCGTGTCTCACCAACTTCACGGCGCCAGAGGGCTACATCGAGACGCCACAGCCGGCGCAGATGCAGACGGGCTCCTGGTATGAAACGACCGTGGACTGCACCTACACCGTGACCGTCTACATGGGCTACGGCGTGGAGATTCAG TTTTGA